From Staphylococcus sp. M0911, a single genomic window includes:
- a CDS encoding ATP-binding protein: MNRLNSVVIKLWLTIIFIVTTVLILLSAALITFIQYYYTQEAEDSIKEDAKRISKLVENSTNQNLAIKNSQTLIDNPGGLIIMKNTSTAYQQTISTDKQAMLKEIKNNKDFNRVFKHGESMTRNVMIKEQGNSHPYILVGYPMKAEPGSHTEYSGVFIFKDLKSIEDTNNAITIIILITAIIFLAVSTIFAFFLSSRITKPLRELRNQAQKVSQGDYSHITSVSTKDEIGELSRAFNNMSFEIQEHVEALSTSKNIRDSLINSMVEGVIGINEQKDIILSNKMADQVFHTLDDNAVELIEKQIEQTFNTKETQFQEIEANTRYYVIIMSYIDRIQNDGRSGIVAIIRDMTNEHNLDQMKKDFIANVSHELRTPIALLQGYTESIVDGVVTEPDEIHESLAIVLDESKRLNRLVNELLNVARMDAEGLSVEKESQPIADLLNKMRIKYRQQATDLELNMQFEVSNQQLWDYDMDRMDQVLTNLIDNASRYTQPGDTISVKTDEDDRTHILSIADTGTGIAPEHLQQVFDRFYKVDASRKRGKQGTGLGLFICKMIIEEHGGTIEVESQVGKGTTFIIKLPK, encoded by the coding sequence ATGAACCGGCTAAATAGTGTAGTAATAAAACTGTGGTTAACTATAATTTTTATAGTAACGACAGTTTTAATTTTATTAAGTGCTGCCTTAATTACCTTTATTCAATATTACTATACACAAGAAGCGGAAGATTCCATTAAAGAAGACGCCAAACGCATAAGTAAATTGGTAGAAAACTCTACAAATCAAAACTTAGCCATCAAAAATAGCCAAACATTGATTGATAATCCCGGTGGATTAATTATCATGAAAAATACATCTACCGCATATCAACAAACCATTTCAACAGATAAACAAGCTATGCTCAAAGAAATTAAAAATAATAAAGATTTTAACCGTGTTTTCAAACATGGTGAGTCAATGACACGTAATGTCATGATTAAAGAACAGGGGAATTCACATCCGTATATATTAGTGGGTTATCCAATGAAAGCCGAGCCAGGAAGTCATACAGAATATAGCGGCGTCTTTATTTTTAAAGATTTAAAATCTATTGAAGATACCAATAATGCGATAACAATTATTATCTTAATTACCGCAATTATATTTTTAGCAGTGAGTACCATCTTTGCATTTTTCTTATCATCTAGAATTACTAAACCTTTAAGAGAGTTAAGAAATCAAGCACAAAAGGTATCACAAGGTGATTATTCACATATCACGTCAGTATCAACAAAAGATGAAATTGGAGAATTATCACGTGCATTTAATAATATGAGCTTTGAAATTCAAGAACATGTAGAAGCACTATCCACATCCAAAAATATACGTGATAGCTTAATTAACTCGATGGTTGAAGGTGTTATTGGTATTAATGAACAAAAGGATATTATTTTATCAAATAAAATGGCAGACCAAGTATTCCATACATTAGATGACAATGCTGTTGAATTAATAGAAAAACAAATTGAACAAACTTTCAATACTAAAGAAACGCAATTCCAAGAAATTGAAGCAAACACAAGGTATTATGTGATTATCATGAGTTATATTGACCGTATTCAAAACGATGGCAGAAGCGGTATTGTTGCTATTATACGTGATATGACAAATGAACATAACCTTGATCAAATGAAAAAAGACTTCATCGCAAATGTATCTCATGAATTACGAACACCGATTGCCTTATTACAAGGCTATACAGAATCTATTGTAGATGGTGTTGTAACTGAACCAGATGAGATACATGAATCACTAGCAATTGTCTTAGATGAATCTAAACGTCTGAACCGCTTAGTTAATGAATTATTAAACGTAGCACGTATGGATGCTGAAGGATTATCTGTTGAGAAAGAGTCACAACCAATCGCTGATCTGCTCAACAAAATGCGAATAAAATATCGTCAACAAGCGACTGATTTAGAACTTAATATGCAGTTTGAAGTAAGCAATCAACAACTATGGGACTACGATATGGATAGAATGGATCAAGTATTAACCAATTTAATCGATAACGCATCAAGATATACACAACCTGGAGATACCATTTCGGTAAAAACTGATGAAGATGATAGAACTCATATTTTAAGCATCGCTGATACTGGTACTGGAATTGCTCCTGAACATTTACAACAAGTCTTCGATCGTTTCTATAAAGTAGATGCGTCAAGAAAAAGGGGTAAACAAGGTACTGGATTAGGCTTATTCATCTGTAAAATGATTATAGAAGAACATGGCGGTACGATTGAAGTAGAAAGTCAAGTGGGTAAAGGAACAACCTTTATCATTAAATTACCAAAATAA
- a CDS encoding ECF transporter S component → MQHNQNRRLIFISMLSAVAFVLTFIKFPLPFLPPYLTLDFSDVPTLLATFLLGPIAGLIVAFIKNLLNFFFNMGDPVGPLANFLAIASFLLTAYYIYRNKRNKKSLLTGLVLGTVVMTVVLSILNYFVLLPLYGMIFNLGDIVHNLKVIIVSGIIPFNIIKGIIISIIFYFIFNRIKNNIHI, encoded by the coding sequence ATGCAACACAATCAAAATAGACGTCTAATCTTTATAAGTATGCTAAGTGCAGTGGCTTTCGTACTTACCTTTATTAAATTCCCATTGCCATTTTTACCACCATACTTAACGTTGGACTTTAGTGATGTACCTACATTACTTGCCACATTTTTATTAGGACCAATTGCAGGGCTAATAGTAGCTTTTATTAAGAATTTACTCAATTTCTTTTTCAATATGGGTGATCCTGTAGGACCATTAGCGAACTTTTTAGCAATTGCCAGTTTCTTATTAACTGCATATTATATTTATAGAAACAAACGCAATAAAAAGTCATTATTAACCGGTCTTGTTTTAGGTACAGTTGTCATGACCGTCGTATTAAGTATTTTAAATTATTTTGTACTGTTACCACTCTACGGTATGATATTTAACTTAGGTGACATTGTTCATAATCTTAAAGTAATTATTGTTTCAGGTATCATACCTTTTAATATTATTAAAGGTATTATCATTTCAATCATCTTTTACTTTATATTCAATAGAATTAAAAATAACATTCACATATAA
- a CDS encoding ferredoxin — MAKYTIVDMDTCIACGACGAAAPDIYDYDDEGIAFVILDDNQGTAEVPEELYEDMEDALEGCPTDSIKIEDEPFDGDALKFE, encoded by the coding sequence TTGGCTAAATATACAATCGTTGATATGGATACTTGTATAGCATGCGGTGCATGTGGTGCAGCAGCTCCAGATATCTATGATTATGACGACGAAGGTATTGCTTTCGTAATCCTTGATGATAACCAAGGTACTGCAGAGGTGCCAGAAGAGTTATATGAAGATATGGAAGATGCACTAGAAGGTTGTCCAACAGATTCAATCAAAATTGAAGACGAACCATTTGATGGTGACGCACTTAAATTTGAATAA
- a CDS encoding helix-turn-helix domain-containing protein, with amino-acid sequence MYQIINHAYQHAFNYKTNKSIYNILTGKKSHQTFFDASSQQLLSLYHSLPRLKYPSFERYLNELNDEEPKVNIKTHPRCTYDSLINTFNCIQLLIQTVSQSIHNDFRFVPITQQTYIQQRVKHIYQHIKVNDLESKFITEIEQLFEDIASKHEHVYLHYYLQGYDEAMYTRQQVSLIESKSQQELFEIEMNQLVDVMFEIEDIQKHPILNQTIIRPTLLNKTKLTLHQLEQGHSIHDISTIQNVKLNTIEDHLLELFIKGYINDYDTYLDIKSIQPFIDYYKGHIGIKLREYKQQFDTLTYFQIKLMIVGIERGDLVASTET; translated from the coding sequence TTGTATCAAATTATCAATCATGCGTATCAACACGCATTCAACTACAAAACAAATAAAAGTATTTATAATATTTTAACAGGAAAAAAATCCCATCAAACTTTTTTTGACGCAAGTAGTCAACAACTTTTGTCATTATATCATAGTTTACCGAGATTAAAATATCCGTCTTTTGAGCGATATTTAAATGAATTGAATGATGAGGAACCAAAAGTAAATATCAAAACGCATCCAAGATGTACATATGATAGTCTTATTAATACATTCAACTGTATCCAATTGCTCATTCAAACGGTATCACAAAGCATACACAACGATTTTAGATTCGTTCCTATAACGCAACAAACATATATTCAACAACGTGTTAAACATATTTATCAACACATTAAAGTTAATGATTTAGAATCAAAATTCATCACAGAAATAGAACAATTATTTGAAGACATCGCTAGCAAACATGAACATGTGTATTTACACTATTATTTACAAGGCTATGATGAGGCGATGTATACTAGACAACAAGTCAGTTTAATAGAATCGAAGTCTCAACAAGAATTATTTGAAATAGAAATGAACCAATTGGTCGATGTCATGTTTGAAATTGAAGATATACAAAAGCACCCTATATTAAATCAAACGATTATACGACCAACATTGCTCAATAAAACGAAATTAACCTTACATCAATTAGAACAAGGACACTCGATACACGACATCTCAACAATTCAAAATGTTAAATTAAATACGATTGAAGATCATCTTTTAGAGTTATTTATCAAAGGTTATATCAATGATTATGATACATATCTAGACATCAAAAGCATTCAACCCTTTATCGATTATTATAAAGGTCATATTGGAATAAAATTACGTGAGTATAAGCAGCAATTTGATACATTAACTTATTTTCAAATTAAATTGATGATTGTTGGTATTGAAAGGGGAGACTTAGTTGCTTCAACAGAAACTTAA
- a CDS encoding ATP-dependent DNA helicase RecQ, whose product MLQQKLKDWFGFDSFKPGQEDIISSVLDQKHTLGILPTGSGKSLCYQLPTYILEKPTLVISPLISLMDDQVMQMKLNGEHAVCCIHSGMDNTEKRQNLSNIRQSKFIYLSPEFILQPQNFKLIANIDFGLIVLDEAHCLSEWGYDFRPHYALIGKITTSFKSATILALTATAPPHLESDLNEMLNVTFNTIKTSMNRINISLKHLNFGSDEEKIDWLLPQLNETGPTIIYVSSKKLCLTLAQLIYDSGFLTGIYHGDLSYQERQTVQQQFLNNDIPIIVATSAFGMGINKKDIRTVIHFHLSSSPSNYLQEIGRAGRDGEASQAISLFQPDDAYILETILFADRITSEDIHSFELGQFIPPEKESILTILYNQYTINQMQRIFDQSFRRKKLGYSRMLGYTQLDQCRRKYLLEFFNEHPKLPDVCCDNDTELPSMKVINRKKVKRKLSYSEKLQNLFEL is encoded by the coding sequence TTGCTTCAACAGAAACTTAAAGATTGGTTTGGATTTGATTCCTTCAAACCTGGCCAAGAGGACATCATTTCCAGTGTATTAGACCAAAAGCATACGCTAGGTATTTTACCAACGGGTAGTGGCAAAAGCCTTTGTTATCAATTACCTACTTATATATTAGAAAAGCCAACACTTGTTATTTCACCATTAATTTCTCTCATGGACGATCAGGTCATGCAAATGAAATTAAATGGTGAACACGCGGTTTGTTGTATTCATTCAGGTATGGACAATACGGAAAAACGTCAAAACCTAAGTAACATTCGTCAGAGTAAATTTATCTATTTAAGTCCGGAATTTATATTACAACCTCAAAACTTTAAACTTATTGCCAATATAGATTTTGGTTTAATAGTTCTTGATGAAGCACATTGTTTGTCTGAATGGGGCTATGATTTCAGACCACATTATGCTTTAATTGGAAAAATAACTACATCCTTTAAATCAGCTACAATTCTAGCATTAACAGCTACGGCACCACCACATTTAGAAAGCGATTTAAATGAAATGCTTAATGTTACTTTCAATACCATTAAAACAAGTATGAATCGTATAAATATTTCATTAAAACATCTTAACTTTGGCTCTGACGAAGAAAAAATAGATTGGTTGTTACCACAACTTAATGAAACTGGGCCCACTATTATATATGTATCTTCAAAAAAATTATGTTTAACATTAGCGCAACTTATTTATGACTCAGGTTTTTTAACAGGGATATATCATGGTGATTTGAGTTATCAAGAAAGACAGACAGTACAACAACAATTTTTAAACAATGATATTCCAATCATAGTTGCAACAAGTGCATTTGGTATGGGCATAAATAAAAAAGACATACGCACAGTGATTCATTTTCATTTGTCATCAAGTCCTTCTAATTATCTACAAGAGATTGGTAGAGCGGGGAGAGACGGAGAAGCAAGCCAAGCTATTAGTTTATTCCAACCCGACGACGCTTATATTTTAGAAACCATATTATTTGCCGATAGAATTACATCTGAAGATATTCATTCATTTGAATTAGGACAATTTATTCCTCCTGAAAAAGAATCCATTTTAACAATACTTTATAATCAATATACAATTAATCAAATGCAACGTATATTTGATCAATCATTTCGACGCAAAAAGTTAGGTTATAGTCGTATGTTAGGCTACACACAACTTGACCAATGTCGCCGTAAATATTTGTTGGAATTTTTCAATGAACATCCTAAACTGCCAGATGTCTGTTGTGACAATGATACTGAATTACCAAGTATGAAAGTCATTAATCGTAAGAAAGTTAAACGTAAGCTTTCATATAGTGAAAAACTTCAAAATTTATTTGAACTATAG
- the ebpS gene encoding elastin-binding protein EbpS produces MIVSNNNFKDDFKKNRQAIDPEDHNEQTSSHEEQEDNAVDSTEDKANQQFPPRNAQRRKRRRDIATNNNRQADSRTKASQDGSLDDRHDDTSLHNGDNKNYDASNHNDVNKDHKQDHRPEDHSTRESEQDFKQDEPLNRSRKSDDLQHDNRHDKKDGHGKDAALAGGAAVGGAAVGKKMTSDHKQDDNHRQENRVSDHQKDRDRHDDYTKDEHRQDSSKDRQDELKKGHHDEEHHDSGKGKKAAAAGAGVAGAAGAAGLAKHHHDKKFDHTDDNELKNDRNQNHRDDKHNDKDVKDNHQSDDEKSGKGKKAAAAGAGVAGAAGAAGLAKNHHDKKESHHNDKDIKDDHKHDDHDKHDNKDKHKSNKGKKAAAVGAGAAGVAGAAGAKHHHDKNKRQDNHDGKKKGGFMKIILPIIAAVLILGAIAIFAGMALNNHSNSGNDDNKIANEDSKDGKKNNDASKDKDSSKDKDSSKDKDKSKDSDKDKATTSDESDSSDASNSDKNSASDNTNGANSQASNSQSQNGSNSQNGQGQNSQQNGQQGSNSQNSNSNQQGKQTHTVNGKENLYRIAIQYYGSGSPANVEKIRQANGLNGNNIHNGQTLVIP; encoded by the coding sequence ATGATTGTGTCTAATAATAACTTCAAAGATGATTTTAAAAAAAATCGTCAAGCGATAGACCCAGAAGATCATAATGAGCAGACATCTTCACATGAAGAACAAGAAGATAATGCAGTAGACAGTACTGAAGACAAAGCAAATCAACAATTCCCACCAAGAAATGCACAGAGAAGAAAACGTCGACGAGATATAGCGACAAATAATAACCGTCAGGCAGATTCGCGTACAAAAGCTAGCCAAGATGGTTCATTAGATGATAGACATGATGATACATCATTACATAATGGAGATAACAAAAATTATGATGCATCCAATCACAATGATGTAAATAAAGATCACAAACAAGATCATCGTCCTGAAGATCATTCGACTCGTGAGTCTGAACAAGATTTTAAACAAGATGAACCATTAAATCGTAGTCGTAAAAGTGACGATTTGCAACATGATAATCGTCATGACAAGAAAGACGGACACGGTAAAGATGCTGCTCTAGCAGGTGGCGCTGCTGTAGGTGGAGCTGCAGTCGGTAAAAAAATGACAAGTGATCATAAGCAGGATGACAATCATCGTCAAGAGAATCGTGTAAGTGACCATCAAAAAGATCGCGACCGTCATGATGACTATACTAAAGATGAACATCGTCAAGATTCATCTAAAGATCGCCAAGACGAACTTAAAAAAGGGCATCATGATGAAGAACACCACGATTCAGGAAAAGGTAAAAAAGCTGCCGCAGCTGGTGCAGGCGTTGCTGGTGCTGCAGGTGCTGCTGGTTTAGCAAAACATCATCATGATAAGAAATTCGATCATACTGACGACAATGAATTGAAGAATGACCGTAATCAAAATCATCGTGATGATAAACATAACGACAAAGATGTGAAAGATAATCATCAATCAGATGATGAGAAATCTGGTAAAGGTAAAAAAGCTGCCGCAGCTGGTGCAGGCGTTGCTGGTGCTGCAGGCGCCGCTGGTTTAGCGAAAAATCATCATGATAAAAAAGAGAGCCATCATAACGATAAAGATATCAAAGATGACCACAAACATGATGACCATGACAAGCATGATAATAAAGATAAGCATAAGTCTAATAAAGGTAAGAAAGCTGCTGCAGTAGGTGCAGGCGCTGCAGGAGTTGCTGGTGCTGCGGGTGCTAAACACCATCATGATAAAAATAAACGTCAAGACAATCATGACGGTAAGAAAAAAGGCGGCTTTATGAAAATCATCTTACCAATTATAGCTGCAGTATTAATTTTAGGTGCAATCGCTATTTTCGCAGGTATGGCCTTAAATAATCATAGTAATAGTGGTAATGATGATAACAAAATAGCTAATGAAGATAGTAAAGATGGCAAGAAAAACAACGACGCTAGCAAAGATAAAGACAGCTCAAAAGATAAAGACAGTTCAAAAGATAAAGATAAATCAAAAGACTCTGATAAAGATAAAGCAACAACTAGTGATGAATCTGATTCATCTGACGCATCAAATTCAGATAAAAATAGTGCTAGTGATAATACTAATGGTGCTAACTCACAAGCATCTAATAGCCAAAGTCAAAATGGCTCAAATAGCCAAAATGGTCAAGGTCAAAACTCACAACAAAATGGCCAACAAGGCAGTAATAGCCAAAACAGCAATAGTAACCAACAAGGTAAGCAAACACATACCGTAAACGGTAAAGAAAACCTATACAGAATTGCCATTCAATATTACGGCAGTGGTTCACCTGCTAATGTTGAAAAAATCAGACAAGCTAATGGATTAAATGGTAATAATATCCATAATGGACAAACATTAGTGATTCCATAG
- the ypdA gene encoding bacillithiol disulfide reductase YpdA, whose translation MQKIESIIIGGGPCGLSAAIEQKKKGIETLVIEKGNVVESIYNYPTHQTFFSSSDKLSIGDIPFIVEESKPRRNQALVYYREVVKHHQLNIHAFEEVLTVKKMNNRFTITTTKDVYECKFLTVATGYYGQHNTLEVEGAELSKVFHYFKEAHPYFDQNVVVIGGKNSAVDAALELEKAGANVTVIYRGDHYPKAIKPWILPNFESLVNHEKITMEFNANVTQITEENVTYEKDGKTITIPNDYVFAMIGYHPNYEFLESIGIEINTNEYGTAPVYNRETYETNVENCYIAGVIAAGNDANTIFIENGKYHGGLITQSILTKKQTPLES comes from the coding sequence ATGCAAAAAATAGAAAGTATCATCATTGGTGGAGGACCTTGTGGCTTAAGTGCAGCCATCGAACAAAAGAAAAAAGGTATTGAAACATTAGTGATTGAAAAAGGTAATGTTGTGGAATCTATCTATAATTATCCTACACATCAAACTTTCTTCTCATCTAGTGATAAATTATCAATTGGAGATATTCCATTTATCGTGGAAGAAAGTAAACCACGTCGAAATCAAGCCCTTGTATATTATCGAGAAGTCGTTAAACATCATCAATTAAATATCCATGCATTTGAAGAAGTTTTAACTGTCAAAAAGATGAATAATCGTTTTACAATCACAACAACTAAAGATGTATATGAATGTAAGTTTTTAACAGTTGCGACAGGTTATTACGGACAGCATAATACATTAGAAGTTGAAGGTGCTGAATTGTCAAAAGTATTCCATTACTTCAAAGAAGCACATCCATACTTTGACCAAAATGTTGTCGTGATAGGTGGTAAAAACTCAGCTGTAGATGCAGCTTTAGAATTAGAAAAAGCTGGAGCAAATGTGACAGTGATCTATCGTGGAGATCACTATCCAAAAGCCATTAAACCATGGATTCTACCAAATTTTGAATCATTAGTTAATCACGAAAAAATCACGATGGAATTTAATGCCAATGTAACGCAAATCACTGAAGAAAACGTTACATATGAAAAAGATGGAAAGACGATTACAATTCCAAATGATTATGTTTTTGCTATGATTGGTTATCATCCTAATTATGAATTTTTAGAATCAATCGGTATTGAAATTAATACAAATGAATATGGTACTGCACCAGTTTATAATCGTGAAACATACGAAACCAATGTAGAAAATTGTTACATCGCTGGTGTTATTGCTGCAGGTAATGATGCGAATACCATCTTTATTGAAAATGGTAAATATCATGGTGGTTTAATTACTCAAAGCATTCTTACTAAAAAGCAAACACCACTTGAATCATAA